In Bacteroidia bacterium, one DNA window encodes the following:
- a CDS encoding CAP domain-containing protein: MNGCKCGNTQFLAVSPITWDDLLTQAATIHAEDMNNNQFFDHEGSDGSNGGDRIKRVNYNWSAWGENIARDYPDEETVVETWIHSEPHCKNIMNSKFKDMGVAKSGNNWTQVFGAKK, from the coding sequence ATGAATGGTTGCAAATGTGGAAACACCCAATTTCTGGCTGTTTCTCCCATTACATGGGATGACCTATTAACTCAAGCTGCCACTATTCATGCTGAAGACATGAATAACAACCAATTTTTTGACCACGAAGGTTCTGATGGAAGCAACGGAGGCGATAGAATCAAAAGAGTAAATTATAATTGGAGTGCTTGGGGTGAAAATATTGCCCGCGACTATCCTGATGAAGAAACTGTTGTTGAAACATGGATTCACAGCGAACCTCATTGCAAAAACATTATGAACAGTAAGTTTAAGGATATGGGCGTGGCTAAATCAGGCAACAATTGGACTCAGGTATTTGGAGCGAAAAAATAA
- a CDS encoding glycosyltransferase → MILTLITWFFIIIAIAHIVVQLVGYYALLKTPIQKEPLQPDEHLPFISLLLAVRNEEKNLPRCLSTLVKLDYPKDKLEILIGNDCSEDNTGNIAESFAKQHSHIQVFHLDGSEYEQTKGKARVLAFLANQAKGKYFFITDADIEMNPAWMKGLLAAFDEKTAIVSGITVSESGGFFQNLLSLDWLYFMSLNNSFSNIGTNVTAVGNNMAITAEAYRRSGGYENLPFSITEDYKLFKIVHALGYKIRNPINPQTVLSCDPIPTFYDWLHQRKRWMRGGMELPFIWKSLMLVLAIYYIAMIWIAFTNPPLWLAIWFAKFILQSLQLMTTSRLVGQKSPSLLNMLLYDLYLYIAIPIMAIFYLTPTKIEWKGRKY, encoded by the coding sequence ATGATTTTAACACTTATCACCTGGTTCTTTATCATCATTGCAATTGCTCATATTGTTGTGCAACTTGTTGGCTATTATGCACTTTTAAAAACTCCTATTCAAAAAGAACCTTTACAACCTGACGAACATCTCCCTTTCATCAGTCTGCTTTTAGCGGTACGCAACGAAGAAAAGAACCTTCCCAGATGCTTATCTACATTAGTAAAATTAGATTATCCAAAAGACAAGTTAGAGATACTCATAGGCAATGATTGTTCAGAAGACAATACAGGAAATATTGCTGAATCTTTTGCCAAACAACATTCCCACATTCAGGTATTCCATCTGGACGGGAGTGAATACGAACAAACTAAAGGCAAAGCAAGGGTATTGGCATTTTTGGCAAATCAAGCCAAAGGCAAATATTTCTTTATCACAGATGCAGACATTGAAATGAATCCTGCATGGATGAAAGGACTACTTGCAGCTTTTGATGAAAAAACTGCAATTGTATCCGGCATAACAGTGAGCGAAAGTGGTGGCTTTTTCCAAAACTTACTATCCCTAGATTGGCTATATTTTATGAGCCTAAATAATAGCTTTTCAAATATTGGAACTAATGTTACAGCAGTCGGGAACAATATGGCTATCACAGCAGAAGCATACAGACGTTCCGGAGGATATGAAAATCTCCCCTTTTCCATTACAGAAGACTATAAACTTTTTAAAATTGTGCATGCGTTAGGGTATAAAATACGCAACCCTATCAATCCTCAAACCGTACTGTCTTGCGACCCCATTCCCACTTTTTATGACTGGCTACACCAACGCAAACGCTGGATGAGAGGCGGAATGGAACTTCCTTTTATTTGGAAATCCTTAATGTTGGTTCTTGCCATCTACTACATTGCTATGATTTGGATTGCATTTACAAATCCTCCACTATGGCTTGCTATTTGGTTTGCTAAATTTATTTTACAAAGTTTACAACTCATGACTACCTCTCGCCTTGTGGGTCAAAAATCTCCATCATTGTTAAACATGCTCCTGTATGACTTGTATTTATATATTGCAATTCCTATCATGGCTATTTTCTATTTGACACCCACAAAAATCGAATGGAAAGGGCGAAAATATTGA
- a CDS encoding YggS family pyridoxal phosphate-dependent enzyme, protein MEDIIHNLKIVHERIEKTCRRVGRNPEEVRLLLATKTVQPDRIKIAIEAGERLIGENKVQELKDKDAALAPLNIERHFIGHLQTNKIKDVVKYASCVQSLDRVEVAEQLDRRMQMLGRSMDVFIQINTSNEESKFGIAPKEAVAFIKQVKQFQALKIKGLMTIGLLDADTEIMRPCLKLLRQTRDIVLNEGIEGVDSLLLSMGMSHDIEIAIEEGSNIVRVGSAVFGNRIPGKEVWH, encoded by the coding sequence ATGGAAGATATCATTCACAATTTAAAAATCGTGCATGAACGCATTGAAAAGACATGTAGAAGAGTAGGTAGAAATCCTGAAGAGGTGAGGTTGCTTTTAGCCACCAAAACTGTTCAACCGGATAGAATTAAGATTGCAATTGAAGCCGGAGAGCGACTGATTGGAGAAAATAAGGTGCAAGAGTTAAAAGATAAAGATGCAGCACTTGCTCCACTCAATATTGAACGACATTTTATCGGACATCTACAAACAAATAAAATCAAAGACGTAGTCAAGTATGCAAGTTGTGTTCAGTCTTTGGACAGGGTAGAAGTTGCAGAACAACTTGACAGACGCATGCAGATGTTAGGCAGAAGTATGGATGTGTTTATTCAAATTAATACTTCTAATGAGGAGAGTAAATTTGGTATTGCACCAAAAGAAGCGGTGGCATTTATAAAGCAAGTTAAGCAATTTCAAGCATTGAAAATTAAAGGGCTTATGACTATCGGACTTTTGGATGCTGATACAGAAATCATGAGACCTTGTCTAAAATTGTTGCGTCAAACAAGAGATATTGTGCTCAATGAAGGCATAGAAGGAGTTGACTCCTTGTTATTGTCTATGGGTATGTCCCATGATATCGAAATTGCAATTGAGGAAGGAAGTAATATTGTTCGTGTAGGTTCTGCTGTCTTTGGGAATAGAATTCCCGGTAAAGAAGTGTGGCATTAA
- a CDS encoding M20 family metallopeptidase: MIDHIKNLSESLFERLVNIRRYIHSNPELSFEEHTTASYVESFLNEWGIPNQRMATTGVIGMIEGTQPGKTIALRADLDALPIVEKNDVSYKSQNDGVMHACGHDVHTTCLLGAAYILNQNKENIKGKIKLIFQPGEEKLPGGASLLIKEGVLNNPKVDMIVGQHVMPLINVGSVGFREGLYMASTDEIYLTIKGKGGHGAMPHLGIDPVTIAATLIVELQQLVSRFCPPHIPCVLSFGKVQANGATNVIPDEVYIEGTFRTLDEEWRAKAHELIHTFVKNITEARGAKFDLKIEHGYPFLKNNPELTRQCKSSALKYLDESRVEELGIWMAAEDFAWYSHQVPACFYRLGIRNESKGITNNVHNPQFNIDEEAIKTGAGLMAFIAMDVLANHG, from the coding sequence ATGATAGACCATATCAAAAACTTATCTGAATCATTGTTTGAACGTTTGGTAAACATTAGAAGATACATTCATTCAAATCCTGAACTTTCTTTTGAAGAACACACAACGGCTTCGTACGTTGAATCTTTTCTAAACGAATGGGGAATTCCTAACCAACGCATGGCTACTACCGGAGTAATTGGGATGATTGAAGGCACTCAACCGGGAAAGACCATAGCGCTGAGAGCTGACTTGGATGCACTGCCAATTGTTGAAAAAAATGATGTATCTTACAAGTCTCAAAATGACGGTGTTATGCACGCCTGTGGGCATGATGTGCACACAACATGTTTGTTGGGAGCAGCTTATATACTCAATCAAAACAAAGAAAATATCAAAGGAAAAATCAAATTGATTTTTCAGCCAGGAGAAGAAAAATTACCCGGAGGAGCCAGCCTATTAATCAAGGAAGGGGTACTCAACAATCCTAAGGTAGATATGATTGTGGGGCAACATGTTATGCCTTTGATTAATGTTGGGAGCGTAGGATTTAGAGAAGGGTTGTATATGGCAAGTACAGATGAGATATATTTAACTATCAAAGGCAAAGGGGGACATGGCGCAATGCCGCATTTAGGCATAGACCCCGTAACCATTGCTGCAACACTGATTGTAGAGTTACAACAACTTGTGAGCAGATTTTGCCCTCCTCATATTCCTTGTGTATTGTCTTTTGGAAAAGTTCAAGCGAATGGCGCAACCAACGTTATCCCGGACGAAGTTTACATTGAAGGCACTTTCAGAACTCTGGACGAAGAATGGAGAGCAAAGGCACATGAATTGATTCATACATTTGTCAAAAATATAACGGAAGCAAGGGGCGCTAAATTTGATTTGAAAATAGAACACGGATATCCCTTTTTGAAAAATAATCCTGAGTTGACAAGACAATGCAAATCTTCTGCACTCAAATATTTGGATGAAAGCAGAGTAGAAGAATTAGGAATATGGATGGCTGCCGAAGACTTTGCATGGTATTCTCACCAAGTGCCTGCATGCTTTTACAGATTAGGAATCCGCAACGAGAGCAAGGGAATAACAAACAACGTCCACAATCCGCAATTTAACATTGACGAAGAAGCTATTAAAACCGGTGCCGGATTGATGGCTTTTATTGCTATGGATGTTTTGGCAAATCACGGGTAA
- the recQ gene encoding DNA helicase RecQ, whose protein sequence is MNTLNKTMTPKEALKQFFGFNSFKGEQEKVIQCLLDGNDCFVIMPTGAGKSLCYQLPALMQDGTAIIISPLIALMKNQVDSIRGFSSTDKIAHFLNSSLSKTDITTVKSDITSGNTKLLYVAPETLKKEETLEFLRTIKVSFVAVDEAHCISEWGHDFRPEYRRIKAMVHQLDSSVPIIALTATATPKVQNDIQKNLDMLDAQVFKSSFNRENLFYDIRPKKSKDKVYKNMVSYIKSHHGQSGIIYCLSRKKVEEIAEMLAINGIKALPYHAGLDAKTRVKNQDAFLMEDADVIVATIAFGMGIDKPDVRFVMHYDVPKSLEGYYQETGRSGRDGISSDCIMYYNPSDIEKLEKFLKDKPVAEQEIGTLLIDETSAYAESSQCRRKFLLHYFGEEFDEINCNEMCDNCRHPKSKQDVRDEMVDFLQVMNTTLKGEYNVHHLVNFAIGKKTDSIKDYGHHKEKDFGFGKEKDNLFWKSIARLAYLNNFLYKNIEKYGLYSLADKGREFIKNPYSLLMAVDIEYESVDEEAFETATVEGSTDTVLFNMLKDLRKTVAKKNNLPPYVIFQDPSLEDMAMKYPISIDDLEKVHGVGRNKAEKYGEEFIRLIAKYVEENDIDRPDDFVVKTSGEKSRKKIAIIQNIDKKVDIEDIARSLGVSISDFIDELEQMVASGTKLDLMYYLSELMDEEYLDEVFDFFRKQEEDNIEIALKAFDGDFSIEELRLCRLQFISDMAM, encoded by the coding sequence GTGAACAAGAAAAAGTCATTCAATGTTTATTAGATGGAAACGACTGTTTTGTAATCATGCCAACAGGCGCAGGCAAGAGTTTGTGTTATCAACTGCCTGCATTGATGCAAGACGGTACCGCCATAATTATATCTCCGCTCATTGCCTTGATGAAAAACCAAGTGGATTCTATCAGAGGCTTTTCCAGCACCGATAAAATTGCCCACTTCCTCAACTCCTCTTTATCTAAAACCGATATTACCACAGTAAAATCAGATATTACCTCAGGCAACACCAAGTTATTGTATGTTGCTCCTGAAACTTTGAAGAAAGAGGAAACCTTAGAATTTCTCAGAACAATCAAGGTATCATTTGTAGCGGTTGACGAAGCCCATTGTATTTCTGAATGGGGACATGATTTCAGACCTGAATATAGAAGAATCAAAGCCATGGTTCACCAGCTTGACTCTTCGGTTCCTATTATAGCTCTCACAGCGACAGCAACACCCAAGGTTCAAAATGATATCCAAAAAAACCTTGATATGTTAGATGCCCAAGTCTTTAAATCTTCATTTAATCGTGAAAACTTATTTTACGACATACGTCCCAAGAAGAGTAAAGACAAAGTATATAAGAACATGGTCAGCTATATTAAATCTCACCACGGGCAATCTGGAATTATATATTGCCTGAGCCGAAAAAAGGTGGAAGAAATAGCTGAAATGTTAGCCATTAACGGAATAAAAGCGCTTCCCTATCATGCAGGATTGGATGCAAAAACTAGAGTAAAAAACCAAGATGCATTTTTGATGGAAGACGCAGATGTGATTGTGGCAACGATTGCATTTGGTATGGGTATTGACAAACCGGACGTGCGTTTTGTGATGCACTATGATGTACCCAAAAGCTTAGAAGGATATTATCAAGAGACAGGCCGCTCCGGTAGAGACGGGATCTCAAGTGATTGTATCATGTATTACAATCCAAGCGATATAGAAAAACTTGAAAAGTTTCTTAAAGACAAGCCTGTTGCAGAGCAAGAAATTGGAACGCTCTTAATTGATGAAACTTCTGCTTATGCAGAATCAAGCCAATGCAGACGCAAGTTCTTATTACATTATTTCGGAGAAGAATTTGACGAAATAAACTGTAATGAAATGTGCGACAATTGTCGCCACCCTAAGTCTAAACAAGATGTTAGGGATGAAATGGTGGATTTTTTACAAGTGATGAATACCACGCTTAAAGGTGAGTACAACGTCCATCATTTAGTAAATTTTGCCATTGGCAAAAAAACAGACTCAATCAAAGATTACGGACATCATAAAGAGAAAGACTTTGGTTTTGGTAAAGAAAAAGACAACTTATTTTGGAAAAGTATAGCCAGATTAGCTTATCTCAACAACTTCCTCTACAAGAATATTGAGAAATATGGACTCTATAGTCTGGCTGACAAAGGCAGAGAGTTTATTAAAAACCCCTATTCTCTCCTCATGGCAGTGGATATAGAATATGAAAGTGTGGATGAGGAAGCATTTGAAACTGCAACAGTAGAAGGCTCAACTGACACTGTGCTTTTCAATATGCTTAAAGACCTAAGGAAAACGGTAGCAAAGAAAAACAACCTGCCACCTTATGTCATCTTTCAGGATCCATCATTGGAAGATATGGCAATGAAATATCCAATCTCTATTGATGACTTAGAAAAGGTTCATGGTGTAGGCAGAAATAAAGCCGAAAAATATGGAGAGGAATTTATCCGACTTATTGCAAAATATGTAGAGGAAAATGACATTGACAGACCAGACGATTTTGTTGTAAAAACTTCCGGTGAGAAATCAAGAAAGAAAATTGCAATCATCCAAAATATTGACAAGAAAGTTGACATTGAAGATATTGCGAGATCTTTAGGAGTTAGCATTAGTGATTTCATTGATGAACTTGAACAAATGGTTGCCTCTGGAACCAAACTTGATTTAATGTATTACCTCTCCGAACTCATGGATGAAGAATACTTGGATGAGGTGTTTGACTTTTTCAGAAAACAAGAAGAAGACAATATCGAAATAGCACTCAAAGCATTTGACGGTGATTTTTCAATTGAAGAACTCAGACTCTGCAGATTGCAGTTTATTTCTGATATGGCTATGTAA